The nucleotide sequence AAACGGCAAAATATGGGGAGCTATTTTTCCTTTGTCTTCTCTAATACTCAGGTCAAAACGCTGATTTCACAACCTCTTTAGCCTACTATTGAAAATTACAACTTACTTGCTGCTTCTTCATCGATGATCACAACAACATTGTCGTGATTTTGCAATACACTTGCTGGCAAATGATTCGTTACAGGTCCTTCAATCATCCCTTTGATTGCATCAGCTTTGCTTTCGCCAAATGCCATCAAGACGATTTCTTTACTTTTCATAATTGAACCGATTCCCATTGAAACAGCTTTTGTTGGTACATCTTCTGCTTTATCGAAGAATCGTTTGTTTGCATTGATTGTTGATTCTGTTAAGTCAACTACTGAAGTCGTTCCGTCAAATGAAGCACCAGGTTCATTGAAACCGATATGTCCATTTTGCCCGATTCCTAAGATTTGGATATCGATTGGATGTGCATCGATGATTTGATCATACTTTTTGCATGCTGCTTCCAGATCTTCTGCTTTTCCATCTGGTACAAACGTTTCTTTGAATGGTTTTTTATCAAATAATTGGACATCCATGAAATGACGGTAGCTTTGTTCATCTGAACCGCCTAGTCCAACGTACTCATCTAAGTTTACAGAAGTCATTTCACTGAAATCCAAATCGCTTGAAGTCATTTCTTTATATAAAGTAACTGGTGTGCTTCCTGTTGCCAATCCTAATACTTTTGCACCTTTGTTCATACCTTCTTTGATGATTTCAAATGCTTTTTTTCCGCCTTCTTCAGCGTTTTTTACACGAATGATTTCCATAGTGATTGCTCCTTTATATTTTGGTATAGCCCAATTATAGCATTCTTTTTTTCTTTTTACAATAATTAGTATAGACCAAATTGCATTTTTTTCATTTTCTTGACAATAAATAGGAATCCGTGTTAGGTTTCATAAGATGGTTCAATCAAACAATCCATGTTGCATGAAAACCAAGCAAGTGATTCACTGTGGACGCTTTATGTCTGCAGTTTTTTTATGAAAAAGGAGTTATTATGAGTATACTGACATTAAACAACATTACCCAGCAATTTGGCGACAAAATCCTCTATGAAGGTGTCGATCTGCAATTAAATGCTGGCGAACATCTTGGGCTGATTGGACAAAACGGAGCCGGTAAAAGTACATTGATTAAAATCATCACTGGTGAGATCTTACCAGATGACGGACAGATCCATTGGCAAAAAAATATTCACAAAGGTTACCTCGATCAATATGTGGAAGTCGATGAAACATTAACAATCGAAGAATTTCTAAAAACTGCGTACGCAAAAGAATACGAAAAGGAAGAAAAAATTGCTTTTCTTTACCAAACATATAGCGAGACCTTCGATGATTCCTTGCTGGAAAAAGCTGGGAAACTCCAAACGGAATTAGACCAAGGAGTGTTTTATCAAATCGACACCTTAGTTGCTGAGATGAGCAGCGGGTTGGGGATCGATGTCTTAGGTTTAGATTCACTGTTGAAAAATCTAAGTGGTGGACAACGTTCAAAGGTGATTTTAGCAAAACTACTTTTAGAAAACCCAGATGTTCTGATCTTAGATGAACCAACCAATCACTTAGATGATCAGCATATCCAATGGCTGACGCAGTTTCTTCAGGATTTTGACGGTGCGTATATCGTGATTTCCCATGACCAAGAATTTCTTGATCAGATCACCACCCATATCGCAGACATCGAGTTTGGAAAGATTACTAAGTATACTGGCCATCTA is from Enterococcus faecium and encodes:
- the nagB gene encoding glucosamine-6-phosphate deaminase; this translates as MEIIRVKNAEEGGKKAFEIIKEGMNKGAKVLGLATGSTPVTLYKEMTSSDLDFSEMTSVNLDEYVGLGGSDEQSYRHFMDVQLFDKKPFKETFVPDGKAEDLEAACKKYDQIIDAHPIDIQILGIGQNGHIGFNEPGASFDGTTSVVDLTESTINANKRFFDKAEDVPTKAVSMGIGSIMKSKEIVLMAFGESKADAIKGMIEGPVTNHLPASVLQNHDNVVVIIDEEAASKL